The following DNA comes from Carassius carassius chromosome 41, fCarCar2.1, whole genome shotgun sequence.
ACAGGGCAGGTAAGGCGTCAAATTCCTGATCTCCGATACGGAACCGAGGAGGAGCGAGTCCTGCAGGATGACCGTGAGAAAGCACAAATGATGGATGGACGATAGAGATTTACTTAACCTTAATCTGTGAAGTCTTCTCTAAATAGTGGAAATAATAATTGAGATTGTTGCGTaaacactatttttgaaaatactaCAATTTTTGCTTTTTAATCAATAATAAATTCAGCATTACTGCACATACAGCGTctacaaacaaaaaaagtgagtgttttttcataaaaaaaacatatgattTACATTACATGTTAAATTGTCTAAATTATGACTTGACCAAAAAATTGTTTATATTGAATgtgtaaacatcttttttttattactacgTAACACTAGACCGACgccgaaaaaaataaaaataaaatgaaaaaccatACTGAATGTGCAGAACTATTCGTAGTAACGTAGACTAACCATGTTACACAAGTTTCTCGTCGAGCTGCTATGCGTTTTGCTAAAGCAGTTTTTCTTCGTCCCGTCGTTGGCAGTATTTTTACATGCACCGCTTACCTGGTCCGGACTGGCGATTGCTGCTGATGCTGTTTATTATGTAATGAGAGACTTTGGAGTTCTCCGACACAGACAGCACGTAGTCCCCGGGAATAGTGATCGAGTCCCGCACCAGGAATACTCCGTGCCTCTGCCCTTGGAGCAGCGAAACCGCCTCTTGCCGGCTTAATCTCCCCCAATACCAGCTCCCTCGGTCCTCCGAATCAAAATTTCCGGCCATGACTAGCGCAAGAAAAAAGCCCAGGCTTCACAGGCCTTCTCTTCGCCTCTCCTTATCCGCGAGCAGTGTTCAACTCATGCAAAAACTTTACCGCGTTCCGTTGTTGAACACGTTTCGAATACGCGCAGCATTCGCACACTTCTCTACGCTTTTTTCCCCAATCGGGTAAGAAAACAGCCGACGTCGGAATCCCAACGTGCATAAGACGCAAAAACTACGACTATTCGCCCAGATCCTCTGATAATTGTTCAGTGTAAACCAAAGCGTACATTGGAAGTTGTCACAAGGaagttcaaatatttcaaatggCGGACAAGGGAAACAATTTTTGACCTTATTTCCCGGAAGTGATGCAATAACACAGTCAAATCAGACAGTACCTTTAGGTAGCCATTTTGATGCGGTCAATGACTGTCGCAAAtactttacaattttatttacttttagaatcagaatcagaatgagctttatttccaggtatgtttacacatacgaggaatttgttttcgtgacagaagccaggcagtgcaacagaatgacagctacagaacaaaaaacacataataaaagaataaaaaaatacaaataagtaggtaaggaataacaatatacaaattgacagttGTGTGTGCAGGTTTATTACAATAGgcagttttgtatgtacaggtatattatgtgcaaaaattgaagtgtacactaagtatgtgtgttaaataaataagtgtatgtgtatataaatataaatagtgttgtgtgttccacagttattggcAAGTGTTCATTAAATGGATtgtctgggggaagaaactgttcctgtatCTGGCTGCTCTGGTGCTcggagctctgtagcgtcgaccagttttcaacagttcaaagagagagtgtgctggatgttaggggtccagagtgattttgccagcacttttactcactctggatgagtacagttcttgaagAGAAGGGAGGGTTGATATACTCTGCAGTCCGGACTACGCCCATTACAAAACATATATTACAAAACTataatgtgtatattttatataaacacatctagtttcattttaattaacatcagtaatatatttacatttatttactatatataatataatctatACATCCAAATGACTAATCCATATTTTTGGTCACTTGTTTgataatgtgtgtatgtatgtaagtgGATGTATGTATTTTTCTAGCCATTGTCAAAGAAGAATTTCTGctctttattaaattttaaataaaatgaaataaaatttctctctcaaaaaagaaaaaaagattaacgCTTAAGAAAAATCCAGTTCAGTCCAGTGGTTTATAGCTGGTCCATGTCTGTCCAGCTGTTCATAACTCCAGCTTGATTTGTCCATATTTAGTATCTGGTCATGATTAACAACAAGAGAGAGAAATTTCCAGCAgtctaaactgtatttttataggCCTTTGTGGCCCATGCTTATTTTCATGAACTAATTTTCTTATCGAACAATTTATAGTCTCATTTGTTAATACACTAAAAGGTCGTTTGTGTTGTAAATTGCAAAACGGAAAGAAAAACGAAGTACGTAAACACTAGTAGTTTACACAAATCAAGCGAGTCCACGCACGAAAGAATTGCCAACCACTAGATGTCGACATCGATTACTGATAGTTTACGGTCTTCCTTTCACCAGTCCCCTTCAATAATAGTTAAATGATCCGGTGCACAAACGGAATTAATTCCtatatgtttattgtttttacCACGGTAACATTTTATGTGCTGTTTAACGCATAAATGAATTGTATGTTTGTTAAAGGTTTATTGATTTTGATGCCAAcagtcaaaacacattttttgttcACAAATAATCATAGCCTTCACATATTGGTTTCTTGTCATCCCTTGCATTACATTTGCTTTGTTAATACAGAAATACTGATCATAAATTCATTGATCATAACTCTTCAGTGCACTTTTATCAACATAGAATTCTGTAATGGCAGAACTTGTCTAGAAGTATGGCTTTGAAAAACAGCAGGAAATTTTGAGGCGACCTGGTGAGCATAAAATTACACGATCATCTGAAATATATTGGTTAGCTATATTAAGGATCTTCCTTTTATTAggcttaataattaattttataaacCATCATTTGGGGAGGGAGCTAATTCTACTTCAAATAACACTGAACCAGATTTTTTGTATGTAAGCATATTATGATATTATACTAAGTAGTACAGTATAAAGGGATATAATAAATCCTAGTTCTCAATTCCGTAATTTctaataaacatgaaataaaacaactgttttccatTAAGACAAATCTGTCTAATCAAATATAAACCGTCATTGCAACAATACTTTAATTTACTGGCATATCAGAACTACtttgaattacatttgaaaaatgtaacattttaattaggcACTAAATAGATgtttatacaaaaaataattttatcataTTATAACAGTGGATAAAGAGACACAAAATCTTAATATCATTTTAGTGTTTAAAGGATCTATTTTAAAGTACAGAGCTAAGAAACCTTACATTGACTTCAAAATCCATTTTAAGCAGCAACAACAGAATCACTATTATATACCATCTATCTATAACCaaacaataatatttgttttctttctgtggAGTCTTTTCTCTTTGGCTTCAGTCCAACTGCTCTGTATCaatcaaacatactgttttgggCCAACACTGTGACAAAATTTTGGTTTTCCACTGTATAAATTAGGGGCACTTAATATGAGCTCATCAGCGTCCCATCCACCTGACACCAGCACATGCATATTCAATGGACGATATTGAATAGAATTTAGGTTGTTTTTCACTGCTGGAGAGAACATGATACTTACGACAGTCGGATGCATAGATGGACACACCAATTCATGATGTCCTGCATCGTAGTTGCTCTAAACctgcacctacacacacacacacacacacacacacacacacacacacacacacacacacacacacacacacacacacacacacagacacacacacacacagacacacacacacacacacacacacacacacacacacacacacacacacacacacacacacacacacacacacacacacacacacacacacacacacacacacacacacacacacacacacacacacacactttccagcATGGTTTTAAACAGGCACATAGGCACACAGAGGTTCATGGTTATGACAAAACCTCAATGAGaaggtatattttatatattttatgatggATATTTTTTATCATGATGGGGAAAACCTGAATGAGAAtgtaaatttgatattttttaccTAACAAGTGAACCTTTTCTCCTTTGCAACAACAGACAACCGCTGTGATTTTTTGCTTTGCTCCAATCTTTATGACAGTGAAGGGGGAGAACCGAAtgacaagatatatatatacatatatatatatataattttttttttttttaccttgacagCAATTATGATTGTCTTCCCTTTTAAACCTGCTTAATCCCATGACTTCATGCTTGACCCAGTCTGAAAACAAGTCCATCACACTCTTCctaccattttcttttttaaattagacAGTGGGTTCAATCAGGTAGGACTGCCTGAAAGACATGCTAACTGGTCTGGGACAAAGTCTCCTCCTAAGGGCTTGTTGCCTCCAGAGAAGTGCTGTTAAAGACTGTAGCAAGGCAGATGGGATGACTGACTTTGTAAGTCCTCTTAACCCTATGTTTTTGACTCCCTCTTCTATTTGCTTTGTGACTGGATCTATACATGTACATGACAGTGAATGGAAACACCTGAATGAGAAGGTACATTTATATTTGGGAATATAAATCATGGGAAAACTTGAATGAGGAtgtaaatgtgatatttttttaACCTAACAAGTTAACCATTTCTCCTTTGCAACAACAGACAACCGCTGTGATTGTCAACCCTATAAACCCTGCAGAATCGCATGACTTCATGGATAACCCAGTCTGAAAACAAGCCTGTCACACTTTCTCTTTTTCTTAAAGGGACCAAACTCGAATCAAATTACACAGTGGTTTCAATCAGGTAGGGTTGTTTGAAGAACATGCTAACTGGTCTGGCACAGAGTCTTCTCTTATAGGCTCGATGGCTCCAGAAGAGTGCTGTGACTGGCTGGAGCAGGATAGATGGGAAGACTGGCTTTGTAAGTCCTCTTTGCCCTCTGTTTTGGACACTCTCTTCTCTTTGTTCCGCTTTGCAACTGGATCTTTTAccagccgctgctcctccacggTCCACATACTATCGTCCTCATCCTCCTTGCCTTGCACCTCCCTGTCAAAGTCCAGCAACTCCTCCATCATGTCTTCGATCTCCATCTCACCGTCAATCTCTTCTTCTACCTCAGATCTGAGTTCTCCCATACTCTCTGTCCTGTTTGTATCATCTGCATCGTCTTCATCCACTCTGCCCTCTGGCTCGCTGGCCTGGCTCTCGCCGAACTCCAGGATGGTGGGAAGGTAGCCCTGTTTGGGGCAGCGCTTTCGCAGACTCACCAGAAAAGGTTGTGGGAGGGAGAAGATGTCCACGTTGTTCCCAAGGTCGATCCAGGTGACGCTGGGGAAGCTGTCCGGGTCCTTCAGCGTGTCTGTGAGCTCTTTGAGCACCGCACGGGTCAGCCTGTTGCCATTAAGGGCCAGAGTCTCAAGGCGGGGAAGAGACGCCAGCATAGGGAGGAGCAGAAGGAAGGCATCGTCTGTGAGCTCGGTGAAGCCCATCTCTATGCTGCCTATGCGAGATGCGTGGTGATGCAGGTAGGCACAGAGACGCTCCATGTCTTTCACTCCAAGAGGGATGCCAGACAGTTCTAATGTCCCACCGAATGGAGGACTTGAAAGAACTGATTTCAgactgagaaagagaaaaagaagcaGATAGAGAGTAATAATGTGTATGGAGGTGGGGGaattaactttttattgcattttataaatCTCAACTGgaggagagaaaaaaattaactttattaaatattaaccaaaggaaagaaaatattaaaaattctATAAGTTCATAATAAAACTAGGACACATTTGCTGGTTAGCTGGTAATTTCATTAGGAACTAAATCATTATGTGGCAAAAATGATAATGTGTGGCAACAATTTAATGTTGGACCGTACATACATACAGCAGCTCTGCTCACATATTCAAATGGTCTCTTCCAGAACCCTATGCTGTTCGACATGAGACCCTTTAGCATGGACATTTCCTGTGGCAACAAAATTcattgtataaaatgtattataattagaTTATTAGATCTCTCGTCCATACTATTCTAGTACCAGATTTCTACAAATGGAAGAACCTGAAATTGCTTAAGTAACTGTAACACTCATTAGTGTCTAAAGAAGACATGTAGGACAGGAGCAAACTGAAACTATCCAGCCTTAAAAGGTTGAGGAactacaatttataataataataataataataaaataatagactATGCAGCTTAATTTATTGAAAGTCATACCAGTTTATTAAAATTCAGGATAACGGCTCATTGAGGGAAATCTGATTGAACGGATTCATTTTCTGTAAATGCATTACAGATTCAAAacagccctggaaatacaagcaACATAGAAGAGTTCAAAAGAGTTCATTTAATCATGATGTCAGTTGTTATTGTCAAATATGGATTAAGAACCTACGAGAGATAGATAAATGGAGGGAATTAAAGTCGAAGGCAGGAAGAAAAGCTGATTTATTAAGTAAAAGAGAACAAATGTGTTGTTTTAATCACTGCACATGCAGCAGACTCATAATAAGCTCAGTGTGCCACCACAGTTTGCCAGTGTgcaagaaaagagaaaaagagtgaaaGCGAGAAAAGAAATGACGAGAATACTAATTCATAATGTGACTGTTGCTAATTCACACCAGGACGTGCATATATCTTTTTGAATTGGCATTTGAGGAAGAGAGAGGAATAATAACCATCCTGATTTGACATGCTATGTTCATTCTGAATGATATATTTCCTGGCCCGCTCTGATCCTGTCATTGACCTAGCAAAATAAAACAGCAGCAAAGACAAGGAAATGGCTAAACCACAACAGGATATCAACTCTCCTGATATTACTGGCCAGGATCCTGAATCCCACGCTCTCTAAGAGAAAAAGCCTTTCCCTCACTCAGCAATCTCACACTGAATGCATCTGACCCACTTACATTCTCTCCTCAGCATCGGATCATTTCGAAATGTTCTGGTTAACGAAGGAGGGATGTCAAGCAGAAATATTAAAACTATCTTTTAGCAAAATGGTATCCGCCATGTGACTTtaaaaacttaaagggatagttcaccgaaaATCTACCGTTTACATAGCTGGAATATATATCTCTgttaaaattttggggtcagtaagataattTTTAATAAAGAAGTGAATAACATAACATGTTTTCTGAAGgcaatgatttctgtaggatcatgtgacactgcagaaTGGACtcgtgaaaattcagctttcaccaatttaacattaattaattaattttaataatgattaaaaaatatatatatttcacattattactgttttactgtacttttgatcaaataaacacaaccTTCAATGAGCAAAAGAGACATCTTTCCAAAAATATACAAAACTCTTACCAACCCTGAATGCAGGTCCAAGACCCTTGGAAAATATGTTGAAGACTGTTGGATAATAAGTGTGATAATTATGACCAATTAAGTGCTGAGCCTATCATTATACTGTTGTATTCTCCAGCACACTGCTGAAAGGTCATACCTGTGTGACTATCAGAGCAAAATGAAATAAAGCCTGAAATAGACCTTCTTTTGCAGTGGATGCAAGGTCTGAATGTgtgcattaattattaatttttagttAAAATGTTGCTTAGTATGATGcacaaaatattttatcatttaaaacaacaaGCACTTTTCATGAATGCAGTACACTTTGGTATCCCATTGCATTGGGTTTATATCCTAATCATACAAAAAATCATGATTTTGTCAATCAGTTGAACTGATATTCAATTCATTATAATCAAATCTATTTGTTTAAT
Coding sequences within:
- the LOC132122723 gene encoding leucine-rich repeat-containing protein 75A-like — its product is MGAKQTKTGGQEAGSSPQSTGWKQTPTKERGDILTSLMLRSGDKLRSGGTPPPYQRRIGMIQEMMLMAKQGKHDEATEMLKTLRQDLGMESTSLDDVLYRYASFRNLVDPITHDLIISLAKYIHCPKTEGDALGAMEKVCRQLTYHLSPHSQWRRQGLLKRKPQACLKSVLSSPPFGGTLELSGIPLGVKDMERLCAYLHHHASRIGSIEMGFTELTDDAFLLLLPMLASLPRLETLALNGNRLTRAVLKELTDTLKDPDSFPSVTWIDLGNNVDIFSLPQPFLVSLRKRCPKQGYLPTILEFGESQASEPEGRVDEDDADDTNRTESMGELRSEVEEEIDGEMEIEDMMEELLDFDREVQGKEDEDDSMWTVEEQRLVKDPVAKRNKEKRVSKTEGKEDLQSQSSHLSCSSQSQHSSGAIEPIREDSVPDQLACSSNNPT